The Streptomyces laurentii region TGACGCACCGTGTGTTCGAAACGGCCGGGGCGGCCGGGACCGTCCGGGCGTGCGGCGGGAGACGGGGGACGGATCCCCCGACGACCGCCGGACCGTCGTCCGGCGTCTCTCCGGCGTCTCTTCGGCGCCCGGAACCGCCCGGCGGAAGCCGGACCGGCCGGGGGCGAGGGCGGTGCGCTGGAGACCGGATGGAAGCCGCGAAGGCGAGAAGGGGACGACGAGCAGCGTGGACGTGACGTGGCCGGGCAACGAACTCGAGGAAGTACTGGCCGCCTCGCTCGGCAACCCCGCCGCGGGCGGCCGCCTGGTCGAGGTGCTCGGCCGCAGCTCCGTCTGGGTGCCGCTGCCCAACGGCGGCGGCCCCGACAGCGCCGACCTCGACCTGCCCACCCTGGAGCTGGACGGCGCCGCCTACGTGCCCGTCTTCAGCTCCGAACAGGAGTTCCGCGCCTGCGTCGGCGACCACATGTCGTACACCGTCGCCCCCGCCCGTGACTTCGCCCGCGGCCTGCCCCCGCAGCTCGGCCTCGCCGTGAACCCAGGCGGCACCGTCGGCGTCCCACTGCCCCCGCCCGCCGTCGCCGAGCTGTGCCGGACCGGCCGCACCGAGCTGGACGGGCCGGCGAACGGCGGCCGGGTTCGCCTGTTCGAGCCCGACTGGCAGGACGATCCGGTGGACTTCCTGGCCGCCGCCGCCGCCGAGTTCGAGGCCACCGGCGTCGTGACCTCCGCCCGCCGTGCCCTCGCCAGCGTCGAGGGCACCGAACCGGCCCTGTTCGTCGGCGTGCTGCTCGTCGACGGCCTCGACCCCGACCTGGCGGTCCCGCTGGAGGCCCTCGGGCGCGCCCTCGGCCGGGTCGAGGTCGCCTGGCCGGTCAACCTCGTCCTGCTGGACGTGGCCCAGGACCCGGTCGGCGACTGGATGCTGGAGAAGGTGCGCCCCTTCTTC contains the following coding sequences:
- a CDS encoding hypothetical protein (Hypothetical protein XNR_1357 [Streptomyces albus J1074];~identified by MetaGeneAnnotator; putative); the protein is MDVTWPGNELEEVLAASLGNPAAGGRLVEVLGRSSVWVPLPNGGGPDSADLDLPTLELDGAAYVPVFSSEQEFRACVGDHMSYTVAPARDFARGLPPQLGLAVNPGGTVGVPLPPPAVAELCRTGRTELDGPANGGRVRLFEPDWQDDPVDFLAAAAAEFEATGVVTSARRALASVEGTEPALFVGVLLVDGLDPDLAVPLEALGRALGRVEVAWPVNLVLLDVAQDPVGDWMLEKVRPFFQRAAV